In Nitrosarchaeum koreense MY1, one genomic interval encodes:
- the ftsY gene encoding signal recognition particle-docking protein FtsY — MFDKLRNAFSNAAKSLGEKELNDKDIEEILYELEISLMESDVASEVIDTIKSDLKTQLLGSKVDKKEIEKFVKDRLISNISSLFDAAGTVDLFELINEKKKTVQPFLILFVGINGTGKTTSLAKVAYMLQQAKYSVVVAAADTFRAGAIEQLREHTNRLNLKLVAQNYNSDPAAVARDAVLYAKSHKMDCVLIDTAGRMQTSKNLMEQIAKITKVVNPDFKIFVGDSLAGNDTVNQAREFFEHVKFNGSILTKSDADARGGAALSIVKITSTPVLYLGVGQEYSDLKPFDKELFLETVFGSLSGVDRKTPKQELVEEPIVESKPEPIVESKPEPIVESKPEPIVESKPEPIPEPKLKPVQVTKPEPKPEPKQIESDDPFEGIADKDIAKYSNLYDIAPPENDDEATKLGNAIRQWIKKGRPKPGEEKKQESDQEIDSKHKQDKEEEKSKKKRGVFGFFKK, encoded by the coding sequence ATGTTTGATAAACTTCGTAATGCATTTTCCAATGCAGCGAAAAGTCTTGGAGAAAAAGAACTAAACGATAAAGACATTGAAGAAATTCTTTACGAATTAGAAATTTCTCTTATGGAATCTGATGTTGCAAGTGAAGTCATTGATACAATAAAATCAGATTTGAAAACTCAATTACTGGGTTCCAAAGTAGACAAAAAAGAGATTGAAAAGTTTGTCAAAGACAGATTGATTTCAAATATATCGTCTTTATTTGATGCTGCAGGTACAGTTGATCTCTTTGAGTTGATTAACGAAAAAAAGAAAACTGTTCAACCGTTTCTGATTTTATTTGTAGGAATTAATGGAACTGGAAAAACTACATCATTAGCTAAAGTAGCTTACATGTTACAGCAAGCAAAGTATTCTGTGGTAGTTGCAGCTGCTGATACATTTAGAGCAGGTGCTATTGAGCAGTTACGCGAACACACTAATCGTTTGAATCTAAAACTAGTTGCACAAAATTACAATTCTGATCCAGCTGCAGTTGCCCGAGATGCGGTTCTTTATGCAAAATCTCACAAAATGGATTGTGTGCTAATTGATACTGCTGGAAGAATGCAAACAAGCAAAAATTTAATGGAGCAGATTGCTAAAATTACCAAAGTAGTAAATCCTGATTTTAAAATATTTGTAGGTGATTCTCTGGCTGGAAATGATACTGTAAATCAAGCTAGGGAATTTTTTGAGCATGTAAAATTCAATGGTTCAATTCTCACAAAAAGTGATGCTGATGCACGTGGTGGGGCTGCACTTTCTATTGTTAAAATTACATCTACTCCAGTGTTATACCTTGGAGTTGGACAGGAATATTCTGATCTCAAACCGTTTGACAAAGAACTCTTTCTAGAAACTGTATTTGGTTCCTTATCTGGCGTAGATCGAAAAACTCCAAAACAAGAATTAGTTGAGGAACCAATTGTTGAATCAAAACCAGAACCAATTGTTGAATCAAAACCAGAACCAATTGTTGAATCAAAACCAGAACCAATTGTTGAATCAAAACCAGAACCAATTCCAGAACCAAAATTAAAACCAGTTCAAGTAACAAAACCAGAACCTAAACCAGAACCTAAACAAATTGAATCAGATGATCCGTTTGAAGGAATTGCAGACAAAGACATTGCAAAATATTCAAACTTGTATGATATTGCTCCGCCAGAAAATGATGATGAGGCAACAAAACTTGGTAATGCAATCCGTCAATGGATTAAGAAGGGACGACCAAAACCTGGAGAAGAAAAGAAACAGGAATCAGATCAAGAGATAGATTCCAAGCACAAACAAGATAAAGAAGAAGAAAAGTCTAAAAAGAAAAGAGGTGTATTTGGATTCTTCAAGAAATGA
- the argF gene encoding ornithine carbamoyltransferase, with amino-acid sequence MKLKTKNLLTLAELFPKEFVALIDYSIILKKELKKGNKPLLKNKTLAMIFQKPSTRTRVSFETGMFQLGGHAINLSSQDMQLSRGETIEDTAKTLSRYVDCIMARVYDHNLLEKLSNSSSVPVINGLSDSFHPCQILADFMTIKEKKGKFKGLKIAWIGDGNNVCNSMIYGCALSGVNLSIATPKGFEPDKSVLKESAKSVEIDLTTDPIKAIKDADVVVTDTYTSIHNNDQKRIKKFLPKYQINDSLMNHANSNAIFMHCLPAKRDYEVTSSVIDGPQSVVWDEAENRLHTQKALLASIIRA; translated from the coding sequence ATGAAACTCAAAACTAAAAATTTACTCACTTTGGCAGAATTGTTCCCTAAAGAATTTGTTGCATTAATTGATTATTCAATTATTCTAAAAAAAGAATTAAAAAAAGGCAACAAACCGTTGCTAAAAAACAAGACACTTGCAATGATTTTCCAAAAGCCATCAACTCGAACACGAGTAAGCTTTGAGACCGGAATGTTTCAACTTGGTGGACATGCTATTAATCTATCATCACAAGACATGCAGTTATCACGGGGTGAAACAATAGAAGATACTGCAAAGACATTGTCTCGATATGTAGATTGTATCATGGCACGAGTCTATGATCATAATTTACTTGAAAAATTATCTAACTCTTCTAGTGTTCCAGTAATTAATGGACTGTCTGATTCATTTCATCCATGTCAGATTCTAGCTGACTTTATGACGATAAAAGAGAAGAAAGGGAAATTCAAAGGACTCAAGATTGCTTGGATCGGGGATGGAAACAATGTGTGTAACTCTATGATTTATGGATGTGCATTATCTGGTGTAAATCTGTCTATTGCAACACCTAAAGGATTTGAACCAGACAAATCAGTACTGAAAGAATCTGCAAAGTCCGTTGAGATAGATCTAACAACTGATCCAATAAAGGCAATCAAAGATGCTGATGTCGTAGTTACTGATACATACACTTCAATTCATAACAACGATCAGAAACGAATCAAAAAGTTTCTTCCAAAATATCAGATCAATGATTCATTGATGAATCACGCCAATAGTAATGCAATCTTTATGCATTGTCTCCCAGCAAAACGAGATTATGAAGTTACATCATCAGTAATTGATGGACCTCAATCAGTTGTATGGGATGAGGCAGAAAATAGACTCCATACTCAAAAGGCTTTACTTGCTTCAATAATTCGCGCTTAA
- a CDS encoding 50S ribosomal protein L18 produces the protein MAYSNILRRLREEKTNYKKRSTLLIGKHDFITVNITNENTQVQIVKPGMTGDKVIASAHSNYLLKKGWKGSRKSIPAAYLTGYLAGKKAMGKGAKNAVLYTGTRKYTQRMAAALKGVVDAGLKVPAGAETFPPEERINGEHLTVKNDTSKIKSAIDSEVK, from the coding sequence ATGGCCTATTCAAACATCCTCAGAAGACTACGAGAGGAAAAAACTAATTATAAAAAACGTTCAACTCTACTGATAGGTAAGCACGATTTTATCACAGTAAATATTACTAATGAAAATACCCAAGTCCAAATTGTAAAGCCTGGCATGACTGGCGATAAGGTAATCGCTTCTGCTCACTCTAATTATTTGCTAAAAAAAGGGTGGAAGGGCTCAAGAAAAAGTATTCCTGCTGCATATCTTACTGGCTATCTTGCTGGAAAGAAAGCAATGGGCAAGGGAGCAAAAAATGCAGTACTATACACTGGTACTAGAAAATATACACAAAGAATGGCAGCTGCACTAAAAGGTGTTGTAGATGCAGGACTTAAAGTGCCAGCAGGTGCAGAAACTTTTCCACCAGAAGAGAGAATCAATGGCGAACATCTTACAGTAAAAAACGACACTTCAAAAATTAAATCTGCTATTGATAGCGAGGTCAAGTAA
- a CDS encoding 30S ribosomal protein S5 — MSQTAQTKPGGRGGPGGRGGPGGRGGPGGRGGQKVYGGGKPTNGQSRRPRREEEEEVWVPKTILGKKVASGEINSIEEIIQDGLRIQEAGIIKKLLPDLKSEVIDVGIIQKMTSNGQSTRFKAIVATGNQNGYLGIGQGKSKQMRIAIEKATNQALLNVSPIKLGCGSWECRCDEKHSVPFKIRGKGGSVTIEIIPAPRGLGLVAGGKIKRLLELAGLKDAWTTAKGSTPTMNSTSKAILDCLKQTFSQG, encoded by the coding sequence ATGAGTCAAACTGCACAAACTAAACCTGGTGGCAGAGGTGGACCTGGTGGCAGAGGTGGACCTGGTGGCAGAGGTGGACCTGGTGGCAGAGGTGGACAAAAAGTTTACGGTGGTGGAAAACCAACCAATGGACAATCTAGAAGACCAAGAAGAGAAGAAGAAGAAGAAGTTTGGGTTCCAAAAACAATTTTAGGAAAAAAAGTTGCATCCGGTGAAATTAATTCTATTGAAGAAATTATTCAAGACGGTTTAAGAATTCAAGAAGCAGGTATTATCAAAAAACTACTTCCTGATTTGAAAAGTGAAGTAATTGATGTTGGTATTATTCAAAAGATGACATCAAACGGTCAATCAACAAGATTCAAGGCTATTGTTGCAACAGGAAATCAAAATGGTTACCTTGGTATTGGTCAAGGAAAATCAAAACAAATGAGAATTGCAATTGAAAAAGCAACAAACCAAGCACTACTCAATGTTAGTCCAATCAAACTAGGATGTGGAAGTTGGGAATGTAGATGTGACGAAAAACATTCTGTTCCATTTAAGATTAGAGGAAAAGGTGGAAGTGTTACAATTGAAATTATTCCAGCACCACGTGGATTGGGATTGGTTGCTGGTGGTAAAATTAAACGATTACTGGAGTTGGCAGGTCTTAAAGACGCATGGACAACTGCAAAGGGTTCTACACCAACAATGAATTCTACTTCAAAAGCTATTCTGGACTGCTTAAAGCAGACATTTAGTCAGGGTTGA
- a CDS encoding 50S ribosomal protein L30, which yields MGSAYLVVRIKGQADCPYWATTTMTLLKLDKKYRATILPAKDNTLGMLNKVKHYVTWIEIDASLAKELIDKKARKDGYKKITAADLKELGFESSDALGAALAEGKATLSKLKPLKPWFALSPPRFGFKKSTKKMYGQKGVLGHNNDLPKLVRNMM from the coding sequence ATGGGTAGCGCATATCTTGTAGTTCGAATTAAAGGTCAAGCAGACTGTCCATATTGGGCAACTACTACAATGACATTGCTAAAATTAGATAAAAAATATCGTGCAACTATCTTACCGGCAAAAGACAACACATTGGGAATGTTAAACAAAGTAAAACACTATGTTACTTGGATTGAAATTGATGCATCTTTGGCAAAAGAACTAATCGATAAAAAAGCAAGAAAAGATGGTTACAAGAAAATTACAGCAGCAGATCTTAAGGAATTAGGATTTGAAAGTTCTGACGCACTTGGTGCAGCACTTGCAGAAGGCAAAGCAACTCTATCTAAATTAAAACCACTAAAGCCTTGGTTTGCATTATCTCCACCACGATTTGGTTTCAAGAAAAGTACAAAAAAGATGTATGGACAAAAAGGAGTCTTAGGACACAACAACGATCTTCCAAAATTAGTGAGGAACATGATGTAA
- a CDS encoding uL15 family ribosomal protein has protein sequence MATRLRKTRKLRGGRHMGWGQVGQHRASGHKGGLGIAGLHKYHFSTLLKEVPDHFGHDSTHPPHPIITRKWASVRDLDDLFAKFGKEEGGKKVIDLEVAGYDKLLGGGKISNAYTVKIARFTASAEEKVKSAGGEVLSENG, from the coding sequence ATGGCAACACGATTACGAAAGACAAGAAAACTAAGAGGCGGACGTCACATGGGTTGGGGACAAGTAGGTCAGCACCGTGCAAGTGGTCACAAAGGCGGACTAGGAATTGCTGGATTACACAAATATCATTTTAGTACTTTGCTAAAAGAGGTTCCAGATCATTTTGGACACGATTCTACTCACCCACCTCATCCAATCATCACGAGAAAATGGGCAAGTGTCCGTGATCTCGATGATCTATTCGCAAAATTTGGTAAAGAAGAAGGAGGAAAGAAAGTCATAGACCTTGAAGTAGCAGGTTATGACAAACTCCTAGGCGGCGGTAAAATATCTAACGCATATACCGTCAAAATAGCCAGATTTACTGCATCTGCAGAAGAAAAAGTAAAATCTGCAGGAGGAGAGGTGTTATCTGAGAATGGCTGA
- the secY gene encoding preprotein translocase subunit SecY: MAEGTITNLIRKVVFKAEPYIPQVPKPKKKIPLQTRLLWSGLALLIYMVMGQTPLFGATAPEFDFLQFARVIFASQQGTLVELGIGPIVTAGLLMQLLRGSDILKFDFKKPEERGIFQTATKLVTYIVIIAETIVYAIAVYGPGVSEPYILYVMIGQLMAASIIIMFLDELVQKGWGLGSGISLFIMAGVAQQILWSLFSPLPAGDGGTIGIVPYIGQSLMNGDISNVLFRANQLPSIFGFFLTAGILLILVFTQGMKIEIPIVSTKYRGFSAVYPIKLMYVSNIPVILASALTANAVFLGQMFWANFNPRNNNAFMNIIGQFDPTSPSTPIGGIIYYITPPRGLAIAALDPTRAIGYMLFMVGIVVVFGRLWVELGGLSSKTAAQNLLDADVQIPGFRRSNAPVEALLAKYIPSVTIIGSIILGLLAGVSDVLGVFGSGIGILLMVDILINYYTQLVREQVEVVMPRLGALLGRK, from the coding sequence ATGGCTGAGGGTACTATCACTAATCTAATTAGAAAAGTTGTTTTCAAGGCAGAACCATATATCCCACAAGTCCCAAAACCGAAAAAAAAGATTCCTTTACAAACTAGATTACTTTGGAGCGGTCTTGCATTATTAATTTACATGGTAATGGGTCAGACTCCATTATTTGGGGCAACTGCACCTGAATTTGATTTCCTACAATTTGCCAGAGTTATTTTTGCATCACAGCAAGGAACTCTTGTTGAGTTAGGAATTGGACCAATAGTTACAGCAGGTCTGTTGATGCAATTGCTTCGAGGTTCTGATATCCTGAAGTTCGATTTTAAGAAACCAGAAGAGAGAGGAATATTTCAAACTGCAACAAAACTTGTAACATATATTGTGATTATTGCTGAAACCATAGTTTATGCTATAGCAGTTTATGGTCCAGGGGTTTCTGAGCCATACATTTTGTATGTGATGATTGGGCAATTAATGGCAGCATCCATTATCATCATGTTCTTAGACGAACTTGTTCAGAAGGGATGGGGTCTTGGTAGTGGAATTAGTTTATTCATTATGGCAGGTGTTGCTCAACAAATTCTATGGAGTCTTTTTAGTCCTTTACCTGCTGGTGATGGCGGAACTATTGGTATAGTGCCGTACATTGGACAGTCTTTGATGAATGGAGATATATCAAATGTTTTATTCCGTGCAAATCAGCTCCCGAGTATATTTGGATTCTTTTTGACAGCGGGAATTCTTTTGATTCTGGTATTTACTCAAGGAATGAAAATTGAAATTCCAATTGTATCGACAAAATATAGAGGCTTTTCAGCAGTCTATCCAATTAAACTAATGTATGTATCAAACATTCCAGTAATTTTAGCCTCTGCGCTTACTGCAAACGCGGTATTTCTTGGGCAGATGTTTTGGGCAAACTTTAACCCTCGAAATAATAATGCGTTTATGAACATTATTGGGCAATTTGATCCGACAAGTCCCTCCACACCAATTGGAGGAATTATCTATTACATTACTCCCCCAAGAGGATTAGCAATTGCAGCTTTAGATCCGACAAGAGCAATTGGTTACATGTTGTTTATGGTTGGAATTGTAGTTGTATTTGGTAGATTGTGGGTTGAGCTTGGTGGTCTTTCATCAAAGACTGCAGCTCAAAACTTACTTGATGCTGACGTGCAAATTCCAGGATTTAGAAGATCAAATGCACCAGTAGAAGCATTACTTGCAAAGTATATCCCATCTGTTACAATTATCGGTTCAATAATTTTGGGTTTGTTGGCAGGAGTATCTGATGTTCTGGGAGTTTTTGGTTCTGGAATTGGAATTTTACTTATGGTGGATATTCTCATCAACTATTACACTCAATTAGTACGAGAACAAGTCGAAGTTGTAATGCCACGTCTGGGTGCTTTACTTGGTAGAAAGTAG
- a CDS encoding adenylate kinase, translating into MLYLVESRKVVVVGIPGVGKTSLLQKIVEILQKNNKSVSVHSFGSMMFDVAKENGVTDRDELRKLPLSQQKNLQKIAAEKLAILNEDIVIIDTHAFINSPEGYYPGLPEHVLHILKPSNFISVSAKPEEIYNRRMKDVTRTRDNISIDNIKKELDVQSGMISACAVISGSPVKHVLNREGMIDEVAEKIIRTIGL; encoded by the coding sequence GTGCTTTACTTGGTAGAAAGTAGAAAAGTCGTAGTGGTAGGAATACCTGGCGTAGGAAAAACTTCTTTATTGCAAAAAATTGTTGAGATTTTACAAAAAAATAACAAAAGTGTAAGCGTACATAGCTTTGGAAGTATGATGTTTGATGTAGCAAAAGAAAACGGTGTTACTGACAGAGACGAGTTAAGAAAACTACCACTATCTCAACAAAAAAATCTACAGAAAATAGCTGCAGAAAAACTTGCAATACTAAATGAAGATATTGTAATTATTGATACTCATGCTTTTATTAATTCTCCAGAGGGATATTATCCTGGATTGCCCGAACATGTTTTGCATATTCTCAAACCATCCAATTTTATATCAGTCTCTGCAAAACCTGAGGAAATCTATAATCGAAGAATGAAAGATGTTACTAGAACTAGAGATAATATCTCCATTGACAATATTAAAAAGGAATTAGACGTTCAATCTGGTATGATATCTGCTTGTGCTGTAATCTCAGGTTCCCCAGTAAAACATGTGCTTAACCGAGAAGGTATGATTGATGAAGTTGCAGAAAAAATAATCAGGACAATAGGGTTGTAA
- a CDS encoding EMC3/TMCO1 family protein: MVLDSVFLFLNSIFLEGGMFDFLGGGHGALGSDDPIVKGLILTAFCVTGFGILLNLFNAAVRKKMVDQTKLKRIMKETRAWQKERMAAMRSKDQAKINELSKKSSYMNKMSMEMMQMNMRPMMITFVPLILIFYLVLPVLFSHIVALSPISLNIIPGDFFHLTCTAEQAADIENICTQENALYLWAWYFLSSIAFSGIIMKLTKTSMDLS, from the coding sequence ATGGTTTTAGATTCTGTATTTCTGTTTTTAAATTCAATATTTCTTGAAGGAGGTATGTTTGATTTTCTTGGTGGCGGACATGGAGCATTGGGAAGTGATGATCCTATTGTCAAAGGATTGATCTTAACAGCATTTTGCGTAACTGGATTTGGAATTTTATTAAATCTCTTTAATGCTGCAGTTAGAAAAAAAATGGTTGATCAAACTAAACTAAAACGAATCATGAAAGAGACACGTGCTTGGCAAAAAGAGAGAATGGCAGCAATGCGTTCAAAAGATCAAGCAAAAATTAACGAACTAAGCAAAAAATCATCTTACATGAACAAGATGTCAATGGAGATGATGCAGATGAACATGAGACCCATGATGATTACATTTGTTCCACTAATTTTGATATTTTATCTAGTACTGCCAGTATTGTTCTCGCATATTGTTGCACTGTCTCCAATTTCACTTAACATTATTCCAGGTGACTTTTTCCATCTTACATGCACTGCTGAACAAGCAGCAGATATAGAAAACATTTGCACTCAAGAAAACGCTTTGTATCTTTGGGCTTGGTATTTTCTTTCATCAATTGCTTTTAGTGGCATTATTATGAAACTAACAAAAACATCAATGGATCTCAGTTGA
- a CDS encoding cytidylate kinase family protein: MTKSIVISGPPAVGKTTVAKGLASEFKLTYLSGGDILKEMAKEEGFDAVGDDWWDTENGMKFLSQRENNSEFDKKVDDKLIQLFKKGGMVITSYTLPWLVDDGIKIWLSGSHDSSSQRMQTRDNMTSKEAYEITKLRYDKNRALYKKLYDFDFGNDISVFDKIIDTDNLNATQVINIAKETVRELL, translated from the coding sequence TTGACCAAATCAATTGTAATCTCTGGTCCGCCAGCTGTCGGAAAGACAACTGTTGCCAAAGGATTGGCTAGTGAATTCAAATTAACATATCTTAGCGGTGGTGACATTCTAAAAGAGATGGCAAAAGAGGAAGGTTTTGATGCAGTTGGTGATGATTGGTGGGATACTGAAAATGGGATGAAATTTCTCAGTCAAAGAGAGAATAATTCCGAATTTGATAAGAAAGTTGATGATAAACTAATCCAACTTTTCAAGAAAGGTGGGATGGTAATTACAAGCTATACTTTACCATGGCTAGTCGATGACGGCATTAAAATCTGGTTATCAGGCTCACATGATAGCAGTTCACAAAGAATGCAAACTAGAGACAACATGACTTCAAAGGAAGCATATGAGATTACTAAACTAAGATACGACAAAAATCGTGCATTATATAAAAAATTATATGATTTTGATTTCGGAAACGATATCTCTGTATTTGATAAAATTATTGATACTGACAATCTTAATGCGACTCAAGTAATTAATATTGCAAAAGAAACTGTAAGGGAATTATTATGA
- a CDS encoding RNA-guided pseudouridylation complex pseudouridine synthase subunit Cbf5: MTLKQLENLVVIDQDITDDTYGTYYDKRTLEQLLDYGLIILDKPPGPTSHETVAWTKRILKIPKIGHSGTLDPQVSGVLPLGLGEATKALGVLLYGPKEYHALGRFHSLPSKQKLDEVLEMFRGEIFQKPPQRSAVLRQTRTRTIYELEVLEQKERLLLTRILCEAGTYIRKLYYDIGEILGPGATMIELRRTKVDQFHESDGLVTLHELANAYALWEEKKDETKLMSMIKPIEYALSELRSVVIRDSAVDALCHGAQLAMPGILQISPNLRKGDIVAIYTQKGEAVALAESLMSEEEIRDATKGYAFETKRIIMAPNIYPKKWRSKSVPKD, translated from the coding sequence ATGACTCTAAAGCAACTGGAAAACTTGGTTGTAATTGATCAGGATATCACTGATGATACATATGGAACGTATTATGATAAAAGAACTTTAGAGCAATTACTTGATTATGGTCTAATAATTTTAGATAAACCACCAGGACCTACTAGTCATGAAACTGTTGCATGGACTAAACGAATCTTAAAAATTCCAAAAATTGGTCACAGTGGTACACTTGATCCTCAAGTTTCTGGAGTTTTACCTTTGGGACTCGGGGAGGCAACAAAAGCACTCGGTGTTTTACTTTATGGACCAAAAGAATACCATGCTTTAGGACGATTTCATTCTCTTCCATCAAAACAAAAACTAGATGAAGTACTTGAAATGTTCCGAGGAGAAATTTTCCAAAAACCTCCACAACGTTCAGCAGTTCTAAGACAAACAAGAACTAGAACAATTTATGAATTAGAAGTACTAGAGCAAAAAGAAAGATTACTCTTAACACGAATTTTATGTGAAGCAGGAACTTACATTAGAAAACTATACTATGATATCGGAGAAATTTTAGGACCAGGTGCTACTATGATTGAACTACGAAGAACTAAAGTTGATCAATTCCATGAATCAGATGGTCTCGTAACATTACATGAGCTTGCAAATGCTTATGCACTTTGGGAAGAAAAAAAAGATGAAACAAAACTAATGTCAATGATCAAACCTATAGAATATGCATTAAGTGAACTCAGATCTGTTGTAATTCGAGACTCCGCAGTTGATGCATTATGTCATGGTGCACAACTTGCAATGCCTGGAATCTTGCAAATCTCTCCAAATCTGAGAAAAGGTGACATTGTTGCAATTTATACACAAAAAGGCGAAGCAGTTGCTTTAGCAGAATCGTTGATGTCAGAAGAAGAGATACGTGATGCAACTAAAGGATATGCCTTTGAAACAAAACGAATTATCATGGCTCCTAACATATATCCAAAAAAATGGAGATCAAAATCTGTTCCAAAGGATTAA